Proteins encoded in a region of the Mixophyes fleayi isolate aMixFle1 chromosome 5, aMixFle1.hap1, whole genome shotgun sequence genome:
- the SALL3 gene encoding sal-like protein 3 isoform X4, producing the protein MSRRKQAKPQHLKSDEEIGTEVLPNNVPGEGPDDGDSGNESRSGSEETNVCEKCCAEFFKWNDFLEHKKTCTKNPLVLIVNDDVAAAAPEDFPEPSPASSSSDHAESETAEETVQVENNDTCDIKEIEKEEEPMEVETTEEKNFPSQEASSTATPLPQLPDPPSITNYNMPNTNVTLETLQSTKVAVAQFSQNARCIGGTGAATAATAIAIPMILEQLMALQQQQIHQLQLIEQIRSQVAMMNRQPLRPPLTSSVTAQNPPNPAPSQLQGFTAHSTLQLTPVVPPTLTGSIPSNQPPSFENTQHTSQPASGASTPNIPCPVSCTPTEASTSLSTNLNSSSVTPTPMSNTATSSIYPQSSSTPPSIGHGNILNSPSTLSSPLLPHSSSNSVIFPNPLVSIAATANALDPLSALMKHRKGKPPNVSVFETKSTSEDPFFKHKCRFCAKVFGSDSALQIHLRSHTGERPFKCNICGNRFSTKGNLKVHFQRHKEKYPHIQMNPYPVPEYLDNVPTSSGIPYGMSLPPEKPVTTWLDSKPVLPTIPTSIGLQLPPTIPSVNSYGESPSITPMNRSPQRPSPASSECNSFSPIINHSESCMATSAESPPSAQTATTAVPKTESIVLPPTIARTGEQPVSVQISSPVTTSIPTLTDTSISTSLPNPGLPSMSEQFKAKFPFGGLLESMQTSETSKLQQLVENIDKKMTDPNQCVICHRVLSCQSALKMHYRTHTGERPFKCKICGRAFTTKGNLKTHFGVHRSKPPLRVQHSCPICQKKFTNAVVLQQHIRMHMGGQIPNTPLPEGFQDAMDSELSYDEKNLETMSNYDEDFDDNSMDEELDIKDTASDSSKPLMTYSESSPPTVISSIAALENQMKMIDSVMCAQQFIGLKTLENGSGDSDRLSNDSSSAAGDLESQSAGSPAMSESSSSMQVLSPVHSHSGSIRSKSPHVINQEEPPELQLKTEKSDSPLPAPEIEGALDLTSTNPGRPIIKEETPYSLLFLSRERGPSQTTTSLVTSTASAMIKMELNGHTKPISLCEGPHLSAGIQVPAAPQTAMSPGITPMLAPPPRRTPKQHNCHSCGKTFSSASALQIHERTHTGEKPFGCTICGRAFTTKGNLKVHMGTHMWNNAPARRGRRLSVENPMALLGGDALKFSEMFQKDLAARAMNVDPSFWNQYAAAITNGLAMKNNEISVIQNGGIPQLPVSLGGSAMPPLTNLSSGMDRTRTGSNSPIISIDKVGSDSIVNRPFTRFIEENKEIGIN; encoded by the exons TACCTGGGGAAGGACCAGATGATGGTGATAGCGGGAATGAAAGCCGAAGTGGAAGTGAGGAGACCAATGTTTGTGAAAAATGCTGTGCTGAATTCTTCAAATGGAACGACTTCTTAGAGCACAAGAAGACCTGCACTAAGAACCCTTTAGTGTTGATTGTAAATGATGATGTAGCAGCAGCAGCTCCAGAAGACTTTCCCGAGCCATCTCCCGCAAGCTCTTCAAGTGATCACGCAGAGAGCGAGACTGCAGAGGAAACTGTCCAGGTGGAAAATAATGACACTTGTGAtataaaagaaatagaaaaagaagaggaaccCATGGAGGTTGAAACCACTGAAGAAAAAAACTTCCCAAGTCAAGAAGCCTCAAGCACTGCTACTCCTCTACCTCAGTTACCTGATCCACCTTCCATCACTAATTACAACATGCCAAACACTAATGTCACATTAGAGACTCTGCAAAGTACAAAGGTGGCAGTGGCACAGTTTTCACAGAATGCACGGTGCATAGGTGGTACAGGTGCTGCTACTGCAGCTACAGCTATAGCAATTCCAATGATTCTAGAACAACTAATGGCACTACAGCAGCAGCAAATTCACCAGCTGCAACTTATTGAACAAATACGCAGTCAGGTGGCAATGATGAATCGTCAACCACTACGCCCTCCATTGACCTCGTCAGTTACAGCACAAAATCCTCCAAATCCAGCACCCAGTCAGCTGCAGGGCTTTACTGCACATTCAACCCTTCAGTTAACACCTGTAGTCCCACCCACCCTTACAGGATCAATACCCAGCAATCAACCACCATCATTTGAGAACACACAACATACATCCCAACCTGCTTCTGGGGCAAGTACCCCAAACATACCATGTCCTGTCTCTTGTACACCTACAGAAGCAAGCACATCTTTATCAACTAATCTTAATTCATCATCAGTAACACCTACTCCAATGTCCAATACTGCAACTAGCTCAATTTATCCTCAGAGCTCCTCAACCCCTCCATCCATTGGACATGGAAATATCCTCAACTCGCCCTCCACTTTGTCAAGcccacttctacctcacagttcCTCAAATAGTGTGATCTTCCCCAATCCACTTGTCAGCATAGCTGCAACAGCTAATGCATTAGACCCTCTTTCTGCACTCATGAAGCATCGTAAGGGAAAGCCACCAAATGTATCAGTATTTGAGACCAAGTCAACCTCTGAAGACCcgttttttaaacataaatgcagatTTTGTGCCAAGGTCTTTGGAAGTGACAGTGCTTTACAAATCCACTTGCGCTCTCATACAGGTGAAAGAccatttaaatgtaatatatgtggAAATCGTTTTTCCACAAAAGGCAATCTAAAAGTTCATTTTCAGAGACATAAAGAAAAATACCCCCATATTCAAATGAATCCATACCCTGTTCCAGAATACCTCGATAATGTCCCAACTAGCTCTGGAATACCATATGGAATGTCTCTTCCTCCTGAAAAACCAGTCACAACATGGTTAGATAGCAAACCCGTATTACCAACAATTCCAACATCTATTGGGTTGCAGCTTCCTCCCACAATACCAAGTGTTAACAGCTATGGTGAGTCACCAAGCATTACTCCAATGAACAGATCACCTCAAAGGCCATCTCCAGCTTCCAGTGAGTGCAACTCCTTTTCACCAATCATAAATCATTCTGAATCCTGCATGGCAACATCTGCAGAATCTCCACCATCTGCTCAAACAGCAACCACTGCTGTCCCAAAAACTGAATCCATTGTACTGCCCCCTACTATAGCAAGAACAGGAGAACAACCTGTGAGTGTACAAATATCCTCACCTGTTACTACATCTATTCCCACTCTTACAGATACTAGTATATCAACAAGCCTCCCAAACCCTGGGCTTCCTTCTATGTCTGAGCAGTTCAAAGCAAAGTTTCCCTTTGGTGGGCTTTTGGAGTCTATGCAAACATCAGAAACATCAAAACTGCAACAACTAGTTGAGAACATTGATAAAAAGATGACAGATCCAAACCAGTGTGTCATTTGTCACAGGGTGCTTAGCTGTCAGAGTGCTCTTAAGATGCATTACAGAACACATACTGGAGAAAGACCATTTAAATGCAAAATTTGTGGACGTGCTTTTACTACTAAAGGCAATTTGAAAACCCATTTTGGTGTTCATCGCTCAAAGCCTCCACTAAGAGTTCAACATTCGtgtcccatttgtcagaaaaAGTTTACGAATGCTGTTGTCCTGCAGCAACATATCCGTATGCATATGGGTGGACAGATTCCAAACACCCCATTACCAGAGGGCTTCCAAGATGCAATGGACTCTGAGCTTTCTTACGATGAAAAGAATCTGGAAACAATGAGTAATTATGATGAGGACTTTGATGACAATTCTATGGATGAAGAACTAGATATAAAAGACACAGCAAGTGACTCATCTAAGCCACTTATGACATACTCTGAGTCATCACCTCCCACTGTCATTTCAAGTATTGCGGCTTTAGAAAATCAGATGAAAATGATTGACTCTGTTATGTGTGCACAGCAATTTATTGGTTTGAAAACCTTAGAAAATGGGTCTGGGGACAGTGATCGTTTAAGTAATGATTCTTCCTCTGCTGCTGGGGATCTTGAGAGCCAAAGTGCAGGTAGTCCAGCAATGTCCGAGTCCTCTTCATCGATGCAGGTTTTGTCACCTGTCCATAGTCATAGCGGAAGCATAAGATCAAAATCTCCACATGTAATCAATCAAGAAGAGCCACCAGAACTACAGCTTAAAACAGAAAAGTCTGACAGTCCTTTACCTGCTCCTGAAATTGAAGGTGCCCTGGATCTGACATCCACGAATCCTGGGAGACCAATCATCAAAGAGGAGACCCCTTATAGCCTGCTGTTCCTGAGCAGAGAACGTG GTCCCAGCCAAACCACTACTAGCCTGGTCACCAGCACAGCGTCTGCCATGATCAAAATGGAATTGAATGGTCACACCAAGCCGATCTCATTGTGTGAAGGTCCCCACCTTTCAGCTGGAATCCAGGTTCCTGCTGCACCACAGACAGCGATGAGCCCAGGCATCACTCCTATGCTGGCACCCCCACCACGGCGAACTCCCAAGCAACACAACTGTCATTCGTGTGGGAAGACCTTCTCCTCAGCAAGTGCACTACAGATACATGAACGTACTCATACTGGTGAAAAGCCATTTGGTTGCACAATCTGTGGTAGAGCATTTACCACAAAAGGGAACCTAAAG gtcCATATGGGGACTCACATGTGGAATAATGCTCCTGCAAGACGTGGTCGGAGACTTTCAGTGGAAAACCCCATGGCTTTGCTAGGAGGAGATGCACTGAAGTTTTCTGAAATGTTTCAGAAGGATTTGGCAGCTCGAGCAATGAATGTTGACCCTAGTTTTTGGAACCAATATGCTGCTGCTATCACAAATGGGCTGGCTATGAAAAACAATGAGATTTCTGTTATACAGAACGGAGGCATTCCCCAGCTCCCAGTCAGCTTAGGTGGGAGTGCAATGCCACCCTTAACCAACCTGTCCAGTGGAATGGACCGAACACGTACTGGCAGCAACTCTCCTATCATTAGTATAGACAAAGTGGGTTCTGACTCTATTGTAAATCGACCATTCACAAGGTTTATTGAGGAGAACAAGGAAATTGGCATAAACTGA
- the SALL3 gene encoding sal-like protein 3 isoform X1 encodes MSQTHTHTQEETASMPATALSARELLPGSTKAVPGEGPDDGDSGNESRSGSEETNVCEKCCAEFFKWNDFLEHKKTCTKNPLVLIVNDDVAAAAPEDFPEPSPASSSSDHAESETAEETVQVENNDTCDIKEIEKEEEPMEVETTEEKNFPSQEASSTATPLPQLPDPPSITNYNMPNTNVTLETLQSTKVAVAQFSQNARCIGGTGAATAATAIAIPMILEQLMALQQQQIHQLQLIEQIRSQVAMMNRQPLRPPLTSSVTAQNPPNPAPSQLQGFTAHSTLQLTPVVPPTLTGSIPSNQPPSFENTQHTSQPASGASTPNIPCPVSCTPTEASTSLSTNLNSSSVTPTPMSNTATSSIYPQSSSTPPSIGHGNILNSPSTLSSPLLPHSSSNSVIFPNPLVSIAATANALDPLSALMKHRKGKPPNVSVFETKSTSEDPFFKHKCRFCAKVFGSDSALQIHLRSHTGERPFKCNICGNRFSTKGNLKVHFQRHKEKYPHIQMNPYPVPEYLDNVPTSSGIPYGMSLPPEKPVTTWLDSKPVLPTIPTSIGLQLPPTIPSVNSYGESPSITPMNRSPQRPSPASSECNSFSPIINHSESCMATSAESPPSAQTATTAVPKTESIVLPPTIARTGEQPVSVQISSPVTTSIPTLTDTSISTSLPNPGLPSMSEQFKAKFPFGGLLESMQTSETSKLQQLVENIDKKMTDPNQCVICHRVLSCQSALKMHYRTHTGERPFKCKICGRAFTTKGNLKTHFGVHRSKPPLRVQHSCPICQKKFTNAVVLQQHIRMHMGGQIPNTPLPEGFQDAMDSELSYDEKNLETMSNYDEDFDDNSMDEELDIKDTASDSSKPLMTYSESSPPTVISSIAALENQMKMIDSVMCAQQFIGLKTLENGSGDSDRLSNDSSSAAGDLESQSAGSPAMSESSSSMQVLSPVHSHSGSIRSKSPHVINQEEPPELQLKTEKSDSPLPAPEIEGALDLTSTNPGRPIIKEETPYSLLFLSRERGPSQTTTSLVTSTASAMIKMELNGHTKPISLCEGPHLSAGIQVPAAPQTAMSPGITPMLAPPPRRTPKQHNCHSCGKTFSSASALQIHERTHTGEKPFGCTICGRAFTTKGNLKVHMGTHMWNNAPARRGRRLSVENPMALLGGDALKFSEMFQKDLAARAMNVDPSFWNQYAAAITNGLAMKNNEISVIQNGGIPQLPVSLGGSAMPPLTNLSSGMDRTRTGSNSPIISIDKVGSDSIVNRPFTRFIEENKEIGIN; translated from the exons CAGTACCTGGGGAAGGACCAGATGATGGTGATAGCGGGAATGAAAGCCGAAGTGGAAGTGAGGAGACCAATGTTTGTGAAAAATGCTGTGCTGAATTCTTCAAATGGAACGACTTCTTAGAGCACAAGAAGACCTGCACTAAGAACCCTTTAGTGTTGATTGTAAATGATGATGTAGCAGCAGCAGCTCCAGAAGACTTTCCCGAGCCATCTCCCGCAAGCTCTTCAAGTGATCACGCAGAGAGCGAGACTGCAGAGGAAACTGTCCAGGTGGAAAATAATGACACTTGTGAtataaaagaaatagaaaaagaagaggaaccCATGGAGGTTGAAACCACTGAAGAAAAAAACTTCCCAAGTCAAGAAGCCTCAAGCACTGCTACTCCTCTACCTCAGTTACCTGATCCACCTTCCATCACTAATTACAACATGCCAAACACTAATGTCACATTAGAGACTCTGCAAAGTACAAAGGTGGCAGTGGCACAGTTTTCACAGAATGCACGGTGCATAGGTGGTACAGGTGCTGCTACTGCAGCTACAGCTATAGCAATTCCAATGATTCTAGAACAACTAATGGCACTACAGCAGCAGCAAATTCACCAGCTGCAACTTATTGAACAAATACGCAGTCAGGTGGCAATGATGAATCGTCAACCACTACGCCCTCCATTGACCTCGTCAGTTACAGCACAAAATCCTCCAAATCCAGCACCCAGTCAGCTGCAGGGCTTTACTGCACATTCAACCCTTCAGTTAACACCTGTAGTCCCACCCACCCTTACAGGATCAATACCCAGCAATCAACCACCATCATTTGAGAACACACAACATACATCCCAACCTGCTTCTGGGGCAAGTACCCCAAACATACCATGTCCTGTCTCTTGTACACCTACAGAAGCAAGCACATCTTTATCAACTAATCTTAATTCATCATCAGTAACACCTACTCCAATGTCCAATACTGCAACTAGCTCAATTTATCCTCAGAGCTCCTCAACCCCTCCATCCATTGGACATGGAAATATCCTCAACTCGCCCTCCACTTTGTCAAGcccacttctacctcacagttcCTCAAATAGTGTGATCTTCCCCAATCCACTTGTCAGCATAGCTGCAACAGCTAATGCATTAGACCCTCTTTCTGCACTCATGAAGCATCGTAAGGGAAAGCCACCAAATGTATCAGTATTTGAGACCAAGTCAACCTCTGAAGACCcgttttttaaacataaatgcagatTTTGTGCCAAGGTCTTTGGAAGTGACAGTGCTTTACAAATCCACTTGCGCTCTCATACAGGTGAAAGAccatttaaatgtaatatatgtggAAATCGTTTTTCCACAAAAGGCAATCTAAAAGTTCATTTTCAGAGACATAAAGAAAAATACCCCCATATTCAAATGAATCCATACCCTGTTCCAGAATACCTCGATAATGTCCCAACTAGCTCTGGAATACCATATGGAATGTCTCTTCCTCCTGAAAAACCAGTCACAACATGGTTAGATAGCAAACCCGTATTACCAACAATTCCAACATCTATTGGGTTGCAGCTTCCTCCCACAATACCAAGTGTTAACAGCTATGGTGAGTCACCAAGCATTACTCCAATGAACAGATCACCTCAAAGGCCATCTCCAGCTTCCAGTGAGTGCAACTCCTTTTCACCAATCATAAATCATTCTGAATCCTGCATGGCAACATCTGCAGAATCTCCACCATCTGCTCAAACAGCAACCACTGCTGTCCCAAAAACTGAATCCATTGTACTGCCCCCTACTATAGCAAGAACAGGAGAACAACCTGTGAGTGTACAAATATCCTCACCTGTTACTACATCTATTCCCACTCTTACAGATACTAGTATATCAACAAGCCTCCCAAACCCTGGGCTTCCTTCTATGTCTGAGCAGTTCAAAGCAAAGTTTCCCTTTGGTGGGCTTTTGGAGTCTATGCAAACATCAGAAACATCAAAACTGCAACAACTAGTTGAGAACATTGATAAAAAGATGACAGATCCAAACCAGTGTGTCATTTGTCACAGGGTGCTTAGCTGTCAGAGTGCTCTTAAGATGCATTACAGAACACATACTGGAGAAAGACCATTTAAATGCAAAATTTGTGGACGTGCTTTTACTACTAAAGGCAATTTGAAAACCCATTTTGGTGTTCATCGCTCAAAGCCTCCACTAAGAGTTCAACATTCGtgtcccatttgtcagaaaaAGTTTACGAATGCTGTTGTCCTGCAGCAACATATCCGTATGCATATGGGTGGACAGATTCCAAACACCCCATTACCAGAGGGCTTCCAAGATGCAATGGACTCTGAGCTTTCTTACGATGAAAAGAATCTGGAAACAATGAGTAATTATGATGAGGACTTTGATGACAATTCTATGGATGAAGAACTAGATATAAAAGACACAGCAAGTGACTCATCTAAGCCACTTATGACATACTCTGAGTCATCACCTCCCACTGTCATTTCAAGTATTGCGGCTTTAGAAAATCAGATGAAAATGATTGACTCTGTTATGTGTGCACAGCAATTTATTGGTTTGAAAACCTTAGAAAATGGGTCTGGGGACAGTGATCGTTTAAGTAATGATTCTTCCTCTGCTGCTGGGGATCTTGAGAGCCAAAGTGCAGGTAGTCCAGCAATGTCCGAGTCCTCTTCATCGATGCAGGTTTTGTCACCTGTCCATAGTCATAGCGGAAGCATAAGATCAAAATCTCCACATGTAATCAATCAAGAAGAGCCACCAGAACTACAGCTTAAAACAGAAAAGTCTGACAGTCCTTTACCTGCTCCTGAAATTGAAGGTGCCCTGGATCTGACATCCACGAATCCTGGGAGACCAATCATCAAAGAGGAGACCCCTTATAGCCTGCTGTTCCTGAGCAGAGAACGTG GTCCCAGCCAAACCACTACTAGCCTGGTCACCAGCACAGCGTCTGCCATGATCAAAATGGAATTGAATGGTCACACCAAGCCGATCTCATTGTGTGAAGGTCCCCACCTTTCAGCTGGAATCCAGGTTCCTGCTGCACCACAGACAGCGATGAGCCCAGGCATCACTCCTATGCTGGCACCCCCACCACGGCGAACTCCCAAGCAACACAACTGTCATTCGTGTGGGAAGACCTTCTCCTCAGCAAGTGCACTACAGATACATGAACGTACTCATACTGGTGAAAAGCCATTTGGTTGCACAATCTGTGGTAGAGCATTTACCACAAAAGGGAACCTAAAG gtcCATATGGGGACTCACATGTGGAATAATGCTCCTGCAAGACGTGGTCGGAGACTTTCAGTGGAAAACCCCATGGCTTTGCTAGGAGGAGATGCACTGAAGTTTTCTGAAATGTTTCAGAAGGATTTGGCAGCTCGAGCAATGAATGTTGACCCTAGTTTTTGGAACCAATATGCTGCTGCTATCACAAATGGGCTGGCTATGAAAAACAATGAGATTTCTGTTATACAGAACGGAGGCATTCCCCAGCTCCCAGTCAGCTTAGGTGGGAGTGCAATGCCACCCTTAACCAACCTGTCCAGTGGAATGGACCGAACACGTACTGGCAGCAACTCTCCTATCATTAGTATAGACAAAGTGGGTTCTGACTCTATTGTAAATCGACCATTCACAAGGTTTATTGAGGAGAACAAGGAAATTGGCATAAACTGA
- the SALL3 gene encoding sal-like protein 3 isoform X3: MSRRKQAKPQHLKSDEEIGTEVLPNNAVPGEGPDDGDSGNESRSGSEETNVCEKCCAEFFKWNDFLEHKKTCTKNPLVLIVNDDVAAAAPEDFPEPSPASSSSDHAESETAEETVQVENNDTCDIKEIEKEEEPMEVETTEEKNFPSQEASSTATPLPQLPDPPSITNYNMPNTNVTLETLQSTKVAVAQFSQNARCIGGTGAATAATAIAIPMILEQLMALQQQQIHQLQLIEQIRSQVAMMNRQPLRPPLTSSVTAQNPPNPAPSQLQGFTAHSTLQLTPVVPPTLTGSIPSNQPPSFENTQHTSQPASGASTPNIPCPVSCTPTEASTSLSTNLNSSSVTPTPMSNTATSSIYPQSSSTPPSIGHGNILNSPSTLSSPLLPHSSSNSVIFPNPLVSIAATANALDPLSALMKHRKGKPPNVSVFETKSTSEDPFFKHKCRFCAKVFGSDSALQIHLRSHTGERPFKCNICGNRFSTKGNLKVHFQRHKEKYPHIQMNPYPVPEYLDNVPTSSGIPYGMSLPPEKPVTTWLDSKPVLPTIPTSIGLQLPPTIPSVNSYGESPSITPMNRSPQRPSPASSECNSFSPIINHSESCMATSAESPPSAQTATTAVPKTESIVLPPTIARTGEQPVSVQISSPVTTSIPTLTDTSISTSLPNPGLPSMSEQFKAKFPFGGLLESMQTSETSKLQQLVENIDKKMTDPNQCVICHRVLSCQSALKMHYRTHTGERPFKCKICGRAFTTKGNLKTHFGVHRSKPPLRVQHSCPICQKKFTNAVVLQQHIRMHMGGQIPNTPLPEGFQDAMDSELSYDEKNLETMSNYDEDFDDNSMDEELDIKDTASDSSKPLMTYSESSPPTVISSIAALENQMKMIDSVMCAQQFIGLKTLENGSGDSDRLSNDSSSAAGDLESQSAGSPAMSESSSSMQVLSPVHSHSGSIRSKSPHVINQEEPPELQLKTEKSDSPLPAPEIEGALDLTSTNPGRPIIKEETPYSLLFLSRERGPSQTTTSLVTSTASAMIKMELNGHTKPISLCEGPHLSAGIQVPAAPQTAMSPGITPMLAPPPRRTPKQHNCHSCGKTFSSASALQIHERTHTGEKPFGCTICGRAFTTKGNLKVHMGTHMWNNAPARRGRRLSVENPMALLGGDALKFSEMFQKDLAARAMNVDPSFWNQYAAAITNGLAMKNNEISVIQNGGIPQLPVSLGGSAMPPLTNLSSGMDRTRTGSNSPIISIDKVGSDSIVNRPFTRFIEENKEIGIN, encoded by the exons CAGTACCTGGGGAAGGACCAGATGATGGTGATAGCGGGAATGAAAGCCGAAGTGGAAGTGAGGAGACCAATGTTTGTGAAAAATGCTGTGCTGAATTCTTCAAATGGAACGACTTCTTAGAGCACAAGAAGACCTGCACTAAGAACCCTTTAGTGTTGATTGTAAATGATGATGTAGCAGCAGCAGCTCCAGAAGACTTTCCCGAGCCATCTCCCGCAAGCTCTTCAAGTGATCACGCAGAGAGCGAGACTGCAGAGGAAACTGTCCAGGTGGAAAATAATGACACTTGTGAtataaaagaaatagaaaaagaagaggaaccCATGGAGGTTGAAACCACTGAAGAAAAAAACTTCCCAAGTCAAGAAGCCTCAAGCACTGCTACTCCTCTACCTCAGTTACCTGATCCACCTTCCATCACTAATTACAACATGCCAAACACTAATGTCACATTAGAGACTCTGCAAAGTACAAAGGTGGCAGTGGCACAGTTTTCACAGAATGCACGGTGCATAGGTGGTACAGGTGCTGCTACTGCAGCTACAGCTATAGCAATTCCAATGATTCTAGAACAACTAATGGCACTACAGCAGCAGCAAATTCACCAGCTGCAACTTATTGAACAAATACGCAGTCAGGTGGCAATGATGAATCGTCAACCACTACGCCCTCCATTGACCTCGTCAGTTACAGCACAAAATCCTCCAAATCCAGCACCCAGTCAGCTGCAGGGCTTTACTGCACATTCAACCCTTCAGTTAACACCTGTAGTCCCACCCACCCTTACAGGATCAATACCCAGCAATCAACCACCATCATTTGAGAACACACAACATACATCCCAACCTGCTTCTGGGGCAAGTACCCCAAACATACCATGTCCTGTCTCTTGTACACCTACAGAAGCAAGCACATCTTTATCAACTAATCTTAATTCATCATCAGTAACACCTACTCCAATGTCCAATACTGCAACTAGCTCAATTTATCCTCAGAGCTCCTCAACCCCTCCATCCATTGGACATGGAAATATCCTCAACTCGCCCTCCACTTTGTCAAGcccacttctacctcacagttcCTCAAATAGTGTGATCTTCCCCAATCCACTTGTCAGCATAGCTGCAACAGCTAATGCATTAGACCCTCTTTCTGCACTCATGAAGCATCGTAAGGGAAAGCCACCAAATGTATCAGTATTTGAGACCAAGTCAACCTCTGAAGACCcgttttttaaacataaatgcagatTTTGTGCCAAGGTCTTTGGAAGTGACAGTGCTTTACAAATCCACTTGCGCTCTCATACAGGTGAAAGAccatttaaatgtaatatatgtggAAATCGTTTTTCCACAAAAGGCAATCTAAAAGTTCATTTTCAGAGACATAAAGAAAAATACCCCCATATTCAAATGAATCCATACCCTGTTCCAGAATACCTCGATAATGTCCCAACTAGCTCTGGAATACCATATGGAATGTCTCTTCCTCCTGAAAAACCAGTCACAACATGGTTAGATAGCAAACCCGTATTACCAACAATTCCAACATCTATTGGGTTGCAGCTTCCTCCCACAATACCAAGTGTTAACAGCTATGGTGAGTCACCAAGCATTACTCCAATGAACAGATCACCTCAAAGGCCATCTCCAGCTTCCAGTGAGTGCAACTCCTTTTCACCAATCATAAATCATTCTGAATCCTGCATGGCAACATCTGCAGAATCTCCACCATCTGCTCAAACAGCAACCACTGCTGTCCCAAAAACTGAATCCATTGTACTGCCCCCTACTATAGCAAGAACAGGAGAACAACCTGTGAGTGTACAAATATCCTCACCTGTTACTACATCTATTCCCACTCTTACAGATACTAGTATATCAACAAGCCTCCCAAACCCTGGGCTTCCTTCTATGTCTGAGCAGTTCAAAGCAAAGTTTCCCTTTGGTGGGCTTTTGGAGTCTATGCAAACATCAGAAACATCAAAACTGCAACAACTAGTTGAGAACATTGATAAAAAGATGACAGATCCAAACCAGTGTGTCATTTGTCACAGGGTGCTTAGCTGTCAGAGTGCTCTTAAGATGCATTACAGAACACATACTGGAGAAAGACCATTTAAATGCAAAATTTGTGGACGTGCTTTTACTACTAAAGGCAATTTGAAAACCCATTTTGGTGTTCATCGCTCAAAGCCTCCACTAAGAGTTCAACATTCGtgtcccatttgtcagaaaaAGTTTACGAATGCTGTTGTCCTGCAGCAACATATCCGTATGCATATGGGTGGACAGATTCCAAACACCCCATTACCAGAGGGCTTCCAAGATGCAATGGACTCTGAGCTTTCTTACGATGAAAAGAATCTGGAAACAATGAGTAATTATGATGAGGACTTTGATGACAATTCTATGGATGAAGAACTAGATATAAAAGACACAGCAAGTGACTCATCTAAGCCACTTATGACATACTCTGAGTCATCACCTCCCACTGTCATTTCAAGTATTGCGGCTTTAGAAAATCAGATGAAAATGATTGACTCTGTTATGTGTGCACAGCAATTTATTGGTTTGAAAACCTTAGAAAATGGGTCTGGGGACAGTGATCGTTTAAGTAATGATTCTTCCTCTGCTGCTGGGGATCTTGAGAGCCAAAGTGCAGGTAGTCCAGCAATGTCCGAGTCCTCTTCATCGATGCAGGTTTTGTCACCTGTCCATAGTCATAGCGGAAGCATAAGATCAAAATCTCCACATGTAATCAATCAAGAAGAGCCACCAGAACTACAGCTTAAAACAGAAAAGTCTGACAGTCCTTTACCTGCTCCTGAAATTGAAGGTGCCCTGGATCTGACATCCACGAATCCTGGGAGACCAATCATCAAAGAGGAGACCCCTTATAGCCTGCTGTTCCTGAGCAGAGAACGTG GTCCCAGCCAAACCACTACTAGCCTGGTCACCAGCACAGCGTCTGCCATGATCAAAATGGAATTGAATGGTCACACCAAGCCGATCTCATTGTGTGAAGGTCCCCACCTTTCAGCTGGAATCCAGGTTCCTGCTGCACCACAGACAGCGATGAGCCCAGGCATCACTCCTATGCTGGCACCCCCACCACGGCGAACTCCCAAGCAACACAACTGTCATTCGTGTGGGAAGACCTTCTCCTCAGCAAGTGCACTACAGATACATGAACGTACTCATACTGGTGAAAAGCCATTTGGTTGCACAATCTGTGGTAGAGCATTTACCACAAAAGGGAACCTAAAG gtcCATATGGGGACTCACATGTGGAATAATGCTCCTGCAAGACGTGGTCGGAGACTTTCAGTGGAAAACCCCATGGCTTTGCTAGGAGGAGATGCACTGAAGTTTTCTGAAATGTTTCAGAAGGATTTGGCAGCTCGAGCAATGAATGTTGACCCTAGTTTTTGGAACCAATATGCTGCTGCTATCACAAATGGGCTGGCTATGAAAAACAATGAGATTTCTGTTATACAGAACGGAGGCATTCCCCAGCTCCCAGTCAGCTTAGGTGGGAGTGCAATGCCACCCTTAACCAACCTGTCCAGTGGAATGGACCGAACACGTACTGGCAGCAACTCTCCTATCATTAGTATAGACAAAGTGGGTTCTGACTCTATTGTAAATCGACCATTCACAAGGTTTATTGAGGAGAACAAGGAAATTGGCATAAACTGA